The following are encoded together in the Girardinichthys multiradiatus isolate DD_20200921_A chromosome X, DD_fGirMul_XY1, whole genome shotgun sequence genome:
- the LOC124863165 gene encoding myeloid-associated differentiation marker-like protein 2 — translation MDSHGGHYLNKDAVLSPLGAARICQLVLGCTIIALVSHSAGYSANYGTFCMFVWCFCFTVTLVVFTLDITRLHSCMPISWDNFTVAFAMLATLMYITASVVYPVYFLQTDYSDKDYEVQIYRISVTVCSSVCCFPYGVEVFLTRAKPGAVVGYMATVSGLLKVVQGFVACIIFGALANDSEYSQYIATQYCVVVYSLCFSVTVIVIILTVSGRTAALRFPFDRFVVVYTFFAVILYLSTTLIWPIFSFDKKYGSTDRPEACPRGECPWDSKLVVAVFTCVNLVLYFADLVYSQRIRFVSSSAV, via the coding sequence ATGGATTCTCATGGGGGACACTACCTTAACAAGGACGCAGTGCTGTCACCTTTGGGTGCAGCCCGAATATGCCAGCTGGTACTTGGCTGCACCATTATTGCCCTGGTGTCCCATAGTGCAGGTTACAGTGCAAACTATGGGACcttctgcatgtttgtttgGTGCTTCTGCTTCACTGTCACACTGGTCGTGTTTACCTTGGACATCACACGGCTCCACAGCTGCATGCCAATTTCCTGGGACAATTTCACTGTGGCCTTTGCCATGTTAGCAACACTCATGTACATCACTGCCTCTGTGGTCTACCCCGTTTACTTTCTGCAAACAGATTACTCCGACAAGGACTACGAAGTCCAAATCTACCGCATTTCCGTAACAGTCTGTTCCAGTGTTTGCTGCTTCCCTTACGGAGTGGAGGTATTCCTGACAAGAGCAAAACCAGGAGCTGTGGTGGGCTACATGGCCACTGTGTCTGGACTGCTCAAGGTGGTCCAGGGGTTTGTGGCTTGCATAATATTTGGAGCCCTTGCTAATGACAGTGAGTACAGCCAGTACATTGCCACCCAGTACTGCGTGGTGGTGTACAGCCTCTGTTTCTCTGTCACAGTAATCGTCATCATACTGACAGTGTCCGGAAGAACAGCCGCACTGAGATTCCCGTTTGATCGCTTTGTGGTCGTCTACACGTTCTTTGCTGTGATCCTCTACCTCAGTACTACACTGATCTGGCCCATCTTCAGCTTTGATAAAAAGTACGGCAGCACTGATCGTCCTGAAGCCTGCCCACGGGGAGAATGTCCCTGGGATAGTAAGCTGGTTGTGGCAGTCTTCACCTGTGTCAACCTGGTGTTATATTTTGCTGATCTTGTTTACTCCCAGAGGATTCGCTTTGTCTCCAGCTCTGctgtctga